Proteins encoded in a region of the Leopardus geoffroyi isolate Oge1 chromosome E2, O.geoffroyi_Oge1_pat1.0, whole genome shotgun sequence genome:
- the ANKRD11 gene encoding ankyrin repeat domain-containing protein 11 isoform X9: MPKGGCSRTPQHEDFSLSNDMVEKQTGKKDKDKVSLTKTPKLDRSDGGKEVRERATKRKLPFTVGANGEQKDSDTEKQGPERKRIKKEPVPRKAGLLFGMGLSGIRAGYPLSERQQVALLMQMTAEESANSPVDTTPKHPSQSTVCQKGTPNSASKTKDKVNKRNERGETRLHRAAIRGDARRIKELIGEGADVNVKDFAGWTALHEACNRGYYDVAKQLLAAGAEVNTKGLDDDTPLHDAANNGHYKVVKLLLRYGGNPQQSNRKGETPLKVANSPTMVNLLLGKGTYTSSEESSTESSEEEDAPSFAPSSSVDGNNTDSEFEKGLKHKAKNPEPQKTVTPVKDEYEFDEDDEQDRVPPVDDKHLLKKDYRKETKSNSFISIPKMEVKSYTKNNTIAPKKAAHRILSDTSDEEDVGVTVGTGEKLRLSAHTILPGNKTREPSNSKQQKEKNKVKKKRKKETKGKEVRFGKRNDKFCSSESESESSESGEDDGDSVGSSGCLKESPLVLKDPSLFSSLSASSTSSHGSSAAQKHNPGHADQHARHWRTDNWKSISSPAWSEVSSLSDSTRTRLTSESDCSSEGSSVESLKPVRKKQEHRKRGGLQSALSEKKNSFHASVDGAIPKLDKEGKVVKKHKTKHKHKNKEKGLCSVGQELKLKSFTYEYEDSKQRPEKAILLDGDVPSEGKLKALKHDRDHFRKEERLGKVKSEDREWLFKEEVVKVSKDEKALKRIKDVSRSFREEKDRGSKAEKEKLVKEKSPKEERLRLYKEERKKKSKDRPAKLEKKNDCKEDRIPKEKEKAFKEEKDKLKKEKVYREDSSAFDEYCNKSQFLENEDTKFSLSDDQQDRWFSDLSDSSFDFKGDDSWDSPVTDYRDVKSDPVARLILETVKEDSKEKKRESKGREKRDYGDRRGDRDAFFRKKDRDCLDKSSERRKEQADKHKGIPGCLPDKDKKRRESAEAGRDRKDALEAAKERKDGRPKPEEAHREEPKELAGEAGFKDRPDCEFGKGPEPWERLHAARDKEKKERGKLEKYKDKSGDRDKSEKSVLEKCQKDKEFDKCFKEKKDPKEKHKDKERKASLDQVKEKREKNFPGLLSEDFPEKKDEKKGKEKSWYIADIFTDESEDEKDEFAASGLRLGDAGDAPRADGPQDTDRHRKHSADRQHSEKQKDRELREKKKEKGAAEGAKDKKEKVLEKHKDKKDKEGADKYKDRKDRTSADPTQEKKNKQKPPEKLERKPSAEDKARSRHRERPDREHCRDRKVSRSTEAEKSLLERLEEEALHAYREDSNDKASEVSSDSFTDRGQEPGLSALLEVSFTEPPEEKVKERERHRHSSSSSKKSHDRERVRKDKCEKRDKSDDYKDTGSRKDPGQYDKDFSDADAYGIPYGAKADVEDELDKTIELFAAEKKDKNDSEREPSKKADKELKPYGCGAAGALKDKRRRERHRERWRDEREKHRDRHSDGPPRHHKDEQKPAARDKDNPPNTLRDKSRDESLKLSETKPKEKFKENPEKEKGDSVKVGNGNDKPPAARDQGKRDARPREKLLGDGDLMMTSFERMLSQKDLEVEERHKRHKERMKQMEKMRHRSGDPKLKDRAKPAEDVRKKGLDVPARRPLVPDPAPKDKRPKEPALAPPAADGKPPLGPAGDARDWLAGPHAKEALPASPRPDQGRPTGVPTPASVVSCPSYEEAMHTPRTPSCSADDYSDLIFDCADPQPVSSTSARACSPSFFDRFSVAASGISETASQTPTRPLCTSLYRSVSVDIRRTPEEEFSAGDKLFRQQSVPTASSYGSPGQRLEDKAPVPPGPAEKFACLSPGYYSPDYGIPSPKADALHCPPAAVVNVTPSPEGAFSGLQAKSPPSHRDELLAPSMEGALPPDLGIPLDATEDQQATAAIIPPEPSYLEPLDEGPFSTVITEDPVEWAHPAASEQALSCSLIGGAPENPVSWPVGPDLLLKSPQRLPESPQHFCPTEALHPAAPGPFGAPEPPYPGSPDSYPLSATEPGLEGAKGDVVDTVPAAVPAPEEPAPFAPPSRLEPFFTNCKPLPDAPPDTAPEPACLATVTQVEALAPMENNFLENGHDLSALGQVEAVPWPDGFPNSEDDLDLGPFSLPELPLQAKDVSDVETEPVEETPLGPPENTPAGPPVVPNGGDVAAAAAEEQPALPPDQAAPRLPAEPEPEPPEEPKPDVMLETTVEAGVTSEGRVPPEDSDSGLGPAPPAPERHPAGSGDEEAEGRDPPAASHHGTPDAAAVAAAAAADGSAQAHVEDGAGPLDGAGPEGPVGGIQPEASEPEPKPAVEAPKAPKVEEIPQRMTRNRAQMLANQSKQSSPPADKEPAPAPPPRAKGRCCEEDDPQAQHPRKRRFQRSSQQLQQQMNTSTQQTREVIQQTLAAIVDAIKLDDIEPYHSDRSNPYFEYLQIRKKIEEKRKILCYITPQAPQCYAEYVTYTGSYLLDGKPLSKLHIPVIAPPPSLAEPLKELFKQQEAVRGKLRLQHSIEREKLIVSCEQEILRVHCRAARTIANQAVPFSACTMLLDSEVYNMPLESQGDENKSVRDRFNARQFISWLQDVDDKYDRMKTCLLMRQQHEAAALNAVQRMEWQLKAQELDPAGHKALCVHEVPSFYVPMVDVNDDFVLLPA, encoded by the exons GATAAAGATAAAGTTTCTCTGACCAAGACCCCAAAGCTGGACCGCAGcgatggagggaaggaggtgagggagcgAGCAACCAAGCGGAAGCTGCCCTTCACTGTGGGGGCCAATGGAGAGCAGAAGGACTCGGACACAG AGAAGCAGGGTCCTGAGCGCAAGAGGATTAAGAAGGAGCCCGTCCCCCGGAAGGCCGGGCTGCTGTTTGGCATGGGGCTGTCTGGGATCCGAGCCGGCTACCCCCTCTCCGAGCGCCAGCAGGTGGCTCTCCTCATGCAGATGACTGCCGAGGAGTCCGCCAACAGCCCAG TAGACACGACACCAAAGCACCCCTCCCAGTCGACAGTGTGTCAGAAGGGGACGCCGAACTCCGCCTCGAAAACCAAAGACAAGGTGAACAAGCGGAACGAGCGCGGAGAGACCCGCCTGCACCGCGCAGCCATCCGCGGGGACGCCCGGCGCATCAAGGAGCTCATCGGCGAGGGCGCGGACGTCAACGTCAAGGACTTTGCAG GCTGGACAGCGCTGCACGAGGCGTGTAACCGGGGCTACTACGACGTCGCCAAGCAGCTGTTGGCCGCGGGGGCAGAGGTGAACACCAAGGGCCTAGACGACGACACCCCCCTGCACGACGCTGCGAACAACGGGCACTACAAG GTGGTGAAGCTGTTGTTGCGGTATGGCGGGAACCCTCAGCAAAGCAACAGGAAAGGCGAGACGCCGCTGAAGGTGGCCAACTCCCCGACCATGGTGAATCTCCTGTTGGGCAAGGGGACCTACACGTCCAGCGAGGAGAGCTCGACCG AGAGCTCAGAGGAGGAAGACGCCCCATCGTTCGCACCTTCTAGTTCGGTTGACGGCAATAACACAGACTCTGAATTTGAAAAAGGCCTGAAGCACAAGGCTAAGAATCCAGAGCCCCAGAAAACTGTGACCCCCGTCAAGGATGAGTACGAGTTTGACGAGGACGACGAGCAGGACAGAGTCCCTCCAGTGGACGACAAACACTTACTGAAAAAGGattacagaaaagaaactaaatcaaatagttttatttctatacccaaaatggaagtgaaaagttACACTAAAAATAACACGATTGCACCAAAGAAAGCGGCTCATCGCATCCTTTCAGACACGTCAGACGAGGAGGACGTTGGCGTCACTGTGGGGACAGGAGAGAAGCTGAGGCTCTCGGCACACACGATACTGCCCGGTAACAAAACGCGGGAACCTTCCAATTccaagcagcagaaagagaaaaataaagtgaaaaagaagcGAAAGAAGGAGACAAAAGGCAAGGAAGTGCGGTTTGGGAAAAGGAATGACAAGTTCTGCTCCTCCGAGTCGGAGAGCGAGTCCTCGGAGAGCGGGGAGGACGACGGGGACTCGGTGGGGAGCTCTGGCTGCCTCAAGGAGTCCCCACTGGTGCTGAAGGACCCGTCCCTGTTCAGCTCTCTGTCCGCCTCCTCCACCTCGTCTCACGGGAGCTCTGCCGCCCAGAAGCATAACCCCGGCCACGCGGACCAGCACGCCAGGCACTGGCGGACAGACAATTGGAAAAGCATCTCTTCTCCCGCCTGGTCAGAGGTCAGCTCTTTATCAGACTCCACAAGGACGAGACTGACGAGCGAGTCTGACTGCTCCTCCGAGGGCTCCAGCGTGGAGTCGCTGAAGCCCGTGAGGAAGAAGCAGGAGCACAGGAAGCGGGGCGGCCTGCAGAGCGCGCTGTCGGAGAAGAAGAACTCTTTCCACGCCAGCGTGGACGGTGCCATTCCCAAGCTGGACAAGGAGGGCAAGGTCgtcaagaaacacaaaacaaaacacaaacacaaaaacaaggaGAAAGGGCTGTGCTCCGTCGGTCAGGAGCTCAAGTTGAAAAGTTTCACTTACGAGTATGAGGACTCCAAGCAGCGGCCGGAGAAGGCCATACTTCTGGACGGCGACGTTCCCAGTGAGGGCAAGCTGAAGGCCTTGAAGCACGACCGGGACCACTTCAGGAAGGAAGAGCGGCTCGGCAAGGTGAAGTCGGAAGACAGGGAATGGCTCTTCAAAGAGGAGGTGGTCAAGGTTTCCAAAGACGAGAAGGCCCTGAAGAGAATCAAAGACGTGAGCAGGTCTTTCCGAGAAGAGAAAGACCGTGGGagtaaagcagaaaaagagaaactggTGAAGGAAAAGTCTCCCAAAGAGGAACGACTGAGGCTCtacaaagaggagagaaagaaaaagtccaAAGACAGGCCCGCCAAGCTAGAGAAGAAGAATGATTGTAAGGAGGACAGGATTccaaaggagaaggagaaggctttcaaagaagaaaaagacaaactgaaaaaagaaaaagtctacaGGGAGGACTCTTCCGCTTTCGATGAGTATTGTAACAAGAGTCAGTTTCTGGAGAACGAAGACACCAAATTCAGCCTTTCCGACGACCAGCAGGATCGGTGGTTCTCGGACTTGTCCGATTCGTCCTTTGATTTCAAAGGGGACGACAGTTGGGATTCTCCAGTGACAGACTACAGGGATGTTAAAAGTGACCCCGTGGCCAGACTGATCCTGGAGACCGTGAAGGAGGACAGCAAGGAAAAGAAGCGGGAGAGCAAGGGCCGTGAGAAGCGGGACTACGGGGACAGGCGCGGCGACAGGGACGCCTTCTTCCGGAAGAAGGACAGAGACTGTCTGGACAAGAGCTCcgagaggaggaaggagcaggcaGACAAGCATAAGGGCATCCCCGGCTGCCTTCCCGACAAGGACAAAAAGCGGAGGGAGTCCGCCGAGGCCGGGCGGGACAGGAAGGACGCCCTCGAGGCCGCCAAGGAGCGGAAGGATGGCAGGCCCAAGCCCGAGGAGGCCCACCGGGAGGAGCCGAAGGAGCTGGCTGGCGAGGCCGGCTTCAAGGACAGGCCCGACTGTGAGTTTGGGAAGGGCCCCGAGCCCTGGGAGAGGCTCCATGCAGCAAGAgacaaggagaagaaggaaagggggaaattagagaaatacaaagataagTCCGGTGACAGAGATAAAAGCGAAAAGTCTGTCCTTGAGAAATGTCAGAAGGACAAGGAGTTTGATAAATGCTTTAAAGAGAAGAAGGATCCCAAGGAGAAGCATAAGGACAAGGAGAGAAAGGCGTCTCTTGACCAggtgaaagaaaagagggagaagaattTCCCTGGACTTCTCTCCGAGGACTTCCCTGAAAAAAAAGACGAGAAGAAGGGTAAAGAGAAGAGCTGGTACATCGCCGACATATTCACGGACGAAAGCGAGGACGAGAAGGACGAGTTCGCGGCCAGCGGGCTCCGACTCGGGGACGCCGGGGACGCGCCGCGGGCGGACGGCCCCCAGGACACCGACCGGCACCGGAAGCACTCTGCCGACCGGCAGCACTCGGAGAAGCAGAAAGATCGAGAGCTCcgggaaaagaagaaggagaagggagccGCGGAAGGGgcgaaagacaagaaagaaaaggtccTGGAGAAGCACAAGGACAAGAAGGACAAAGAGGGTGCGGACAAGTACAAGGACAGGAAGGACCGCACCTCGGCCGACCCCAcccaggaaaagaagaacaagcaGAAGCCTCCCGAGAAGCTGGAGCGGAAGCCCTCGGCAGAGGACAAGGCCAGGAGCAGGCACCGCGAGAGGCCGGACCGGGAGCACTGCCGGGACAGGAAGGTGTCGAGGAGCACCGAGGCGGAGAAGAGCCTGctggagaggctggaggaggaggcccTGCACGCGTACCGGGAGGACTCCAACGACAAGGCCAGCGAGGTGTCCTCGGACAGCTTCACCGACCGCGGGCAGGAGCCCGGCCTGAGCGCCCTCCTAGAGGTGTCCTTCACGGAGCCCCCGGAGGAGAaggtcaaggagagagagaggcacagacacTCTTCGTCCTCGTCCAAGAAAAGCCACGATCGGGAGAGAGTCCGGAAAGACAAGTGTGAGAAGAGAGACAAGAGCGACGATTACAAGGACACGGGCAGCAGGAAGGACCCCGGCCAGTACGACAAGGACTTCTCGGACGCCGACGCTTATGGGATCCCTTACGGCGCCAAAGCGGACGTCGAGGACGAGCTAGATAAAACCATTGAGTTGTTCGCCgctgaaaagaaagataaaaacgATTCTGAGAGAGAGCCTTCCAAGAAAGCGGACAAGGAGCTGAAGCCTTATGGCTGTGGTGCCGCCGGTGCCCTCAAGGACAAGAGGCGGCGGGAGAGGCACCGCGAGAGGTGGCGGGACGAGCGGGAGAAGCACAGGGACAGGCACAGCGACGGGCCCCCGCGGCACCACAAGGACGAGCAGAAGCCCGCAGCCAGAGACAAGGACAACCCTCCAAACACACTCAGAGACAAGTCCCGGGACGAGAGCCTGAAGCTCAGCGAGACCAAACCGAAGGAGAAGTTCAAGGAAAACCCGGAGAAGGAGAAGGGTGACTCGGTGAAGGTCGGCAACGGCAACGATAAGCCGCCGGCAGCCAGAGACCAGGGCAAGAGAGATGCCCGGCCCAGAGAGAAGCTTCTGGGCGACGGCGACCTGATGATGACCAGCTTCGAGCGCATGCTGTCCCAGAAGGACCTGGAGGTCGAGGAGCGGCACAAGCGGCACAAGGAGAGGATGAAGCAGATGGAGAAGATGAGGCACCGGTCCGGAGACCCGAAGCTCAAGGACAGGGCGAAGCCCGCCGAGGACGTGCGCAAGAAGGGCCTGGACGTGCCCGCACGGAGGCCGCTGGTGCCGGACCCCGCCCCGAAGGACAAGAGGCCCAAGGAGCCCGCTCTGGCCCCGCCGGCCGCCGACGGCAAGCCCCCCCTGGGGCCGGCCGGGGACGCCAGGGACTGGCTGGCCGGGCCGCACGCGAAAGAGGCGCTGCCCGCCTCCCCGAGGCCGGACCAGGGCCGGCCCACCGGGGTCCCCACGCCCGCGTCTGTGGTGTCGTGCCCCAGCTACGAGGAGGCCATGCACACGCCCAGGACCCCGTCCTGCAGCGCGGACGACTACTCCGACCTCATTTTCGACTGCGCTGACCCCCAGCCCGTCTCCAGCACGTCCGCCAGAGCCTGCTCCCCCTCTTTTTTCGACAGGTTCTCCGTGGCAGCGAGCGGGATTTCGGAAACCGCGAGCCAGACGCCTACGAGGCCGCTGTGCACGAGCCTGTACCGTTCGGTGTCTGTCGATATCCGGAGGACCCCCGAGGAAGAATTCAGCGCTGGGGACAAGCTGTTCAGACAGCAGAGCGTCCCCACCGCGTCCAGTTACGGCTCGCCAGGGCAGCGCCTGGAGGACAAGGCCCCTGTGCCCCCAGGTCCTGCCGAGAAGTTCGCCTGCTTGTCCCCGGGGTACTACTCCCCGGACTATggcatcccctcccccaaagcGGACGCTCTGCACTGCCCGCCTGCGGCTGTGGTCAATGTCACCCCCTCCCCAGAGGGTGCTTTCTCTGGTTTACAAGCGAAGTCCCCCCCTTCGCACAGAGATGAGCTTTTGGCCCCGTCCATGGAGGGGGCCCTTCCGCCTGACTTGGGCATCCCCCTGGATGCCACGGAGGACCAGCAGGCCACTGCCGCCATCATCCCCCCGGAGCCCAGCTACCTGGAGCCGCTGGACGAGGGCCCCTTCAGCACGGTCATCACAGAGGACCCCGTCGAGTGGGCGCACCCAGCTGCCTCGGAGCAGGCCCTGTCCTGCAGCCTGATTGGGGGCGCCCCCGAGAACCCCGTCAGCTGGCCTGTGGGGCCGGACCTCCTGCTTAAGTCCCCACAGCGCCTCCCAGAGTCCCCGCAGCATTTCTGCCCCACTGAGGCCCTCCACCCTGCTGCCCCAGGGCCCTTCGGCGCCCCAGAGCCCCcttacccaggctcccctgactCATACCCTCTGTCGGCCACCGAGCCTGGACTCGAGGGCGCCAAAGGCGACGTGGTGGACACAGTCCCGGCCGCTGTGCCCGCCCCAGAAGAACCAgccccctttgcccctccttcCAGGCTGGAGCCCTTTTTCACCAACTGCAAACCGCTCCCTGACGCGCCCCCCGACACGGCCCCGGAGCCTGCGTGTTTGGCCACCGTGACTCAGGTGGAGGCTCTGGCGCCCATGGAGAATAACTTCCTGGAAAATGGGCACGACCTCTCGGCCCTCGGCCAGGTGGAAGCGGTGCCCTGGCCTGATGGCTTCCCCAACTCCGAGGACGACTTAGACCTGGGGCCCTTCTCTCTGCCGGAGCTTCCTCTTCAAGCTAAAGACGTTTCTGATGTCGAAACGGAACCAGTAGAAGAGACTCCCCTTGGCCCTCCGGAAAACACCCCCGCGGGGCCCCCCGTAGTCCCGAATGGCGGGGATGTCGCTGCAGCGGCTGCCGAGGAGCAGCCCGCACTGCCTCCCGACCAGGCGGCTCCCCGGCTCCCCGCCGAGCCCGAGCCGGAGCCCCCCGAGGAGCCCAAGCCGGATGTGATGTTGGAGACCACGGTAGAGGCAGGGGTCACGTCAGAGGGGAGGGTCCCCCCCGAGGACTCGGACTCCGGCCTGGGGCCCGCCCCGCCAGCCCCGGAGCGGCATCCGGCAGGGAGCGGAGACGAGGAGGCCGAGGGCCGGGACCCCCCGGCCGCGTCCCACCACGGCACCCCCGACGCCGCCGCCgttgctgccgccgccgccgcagatGGCTCGGCACAGGCACACGTGGAGGATGGGGCCGGCCCGCTCGACGGGGCCGGCCCCGAGGGACCTGTGGGCGGCATCCAGCCCGAAGCTTCGGAACCAGAACCCAAACCCGCGGTCGAAGCCCCGAAGGCGCCCAAGGTGGAGGAGATCCCCCAGCGCATGACGAGGAACCGGGCTCAGATGCTGGCCAACCAGAGCAAGCAGAGCTCGCCGCCGGCCGACAAGGAgcccgcgcccgccccgcccccccgcgcCAAGGGCCGCTGCTGCGAGGAGGACGACCCCCAGGCCCAGCACCCTCGCAAGCGCCGCTTCCAGCGCTCCAgccagcagctgcagcagcagaTGAACACGTCCACGCAGCAGACGCGGGAGGTGATCCAGCAGACGCTGGCCGCCATCGTGGACGCCATCAAGCTGGATGACATCGAGCCATACCACAGCGACAGGTCCAACCCCTACTTCGAGTACTTGCAGATCAGGAAGAAGATCGAGGAGAAGCGCAAGATTCTCTGCTACATCACGCCGCAGGCGCCCCAGTGCTACGCCGAGTACGTCACCTACACGGGCTCCTACCTCCTGGACGGCAAGCCGCTCAGCAAGCTGCACATCCCCGTG AtcgcgccccctccctccctggcggAGCCCCTGAAGGAGCTGTTCAAGCAGCAGGAGGCCGTGAGGGGGAAGCTGCGGCTGCAGCACAGCATCGAGCGG GAAAAGCTCATAGTCTCCTGCGAGCAGGAGATCCTGCGGGTTCACTGCCGGGCAGCAAGAACCATCGCGAACCAGGCGGTGCCGTTCAGCGCCTGCACCATGCTGCTGGACTCCGAGGTCTACAACATGCCTCTGGAGAGTCAG GGCGACGAGAACAAGTCCGTGCGCGACCGGTTCAATGCGCGCCAGTTCATCTCGTGGCTCCAGGACGTGGACGACAAGTACGACCGCATGAAG ACGTGTCTCCTGATGCGGCAGCAGCACGAGGCCGCGGCCCTGAACGCCGTGCAGCGGATGGAGTGGCAGCTGAAGGCCCAGGAGCTGGACCCCGCCGGGCACAAGGCGCTGTGTGTGCACGAGGTGCCCTCCTTCTACGTGCCCATGGTCGACGTCAACGACGACTTCGTGCTTCTGCCGGCCTGA